Genomic DNA from Streptomyces sp. GS7:
GAGGGGTCGGCGGGCACGTCCCAGTCGGCGATCTGCGCGGCGCCGAGCACCCGGGTGCGGGCCACGAGCAGCGCGATGTCGTCGGCCGGGCGGTCCGGCAGCAGCGCGCCGAGCACCGCCTCGCAGGTCTCCTCCGGTGTGCGGTCGGGGTGTCCGGCGAGCGTACGGCGCAGCAGCGCCATGCCCTCGTCGATGTCCCGGTGGCGGCCCTCGACCAGTCCGTCGGTATAGAGCACCAGGCTGCTGCCCTCGGGGAGTTCCAGCCGGCAGGTGTCGAAGGGCATCCCGCCCAGCCCCAGGGGCGGGCCGCCGGGTACGTCGACGAACGCGGCACTGCCGTCCGGGCGCAGCAGCAGCGGCTGGACATGGCCGGCGCGGGCCATGGTGCAGACCCCGGAGGCGGGGTCGTAGATGGCGTAGAGGCAGGTGGCGCCGGTGACGGACGCCTCGGGGCCGTCGCCGGTGCCCTCGGTGCCCTCGTCCTGGTCGATGCGGGTGACGAGTTCATCGAGGTGCCACAGGAGTTCGTCGGGCGGTACGTCCAGGTTCGCGAAGTTGTGGACGGCGGTCCGCAGCCGGCCCATGGTGGCCGCGGCGTGCAGCCCGTGCCCGACGACGTCGCCGACCACCAGCGCCACCCGGGCCCCGGGCAGCGGGATGATGTCGAACCAGTCGCCGCCGACGCCGCCCAGCCCGCCGAGGCCGGCCTGGGCCGGCCGGTAGCGGAAGGCGGCCATGACGGCGTTCTGGTCCGGCAGGGCCCGCGGCAGCAGGCTGCGCTGGAGGGTCACCGCCATGGCGTGCTCGCGCGTGTAGCGCCGGGCGTTGTCGATGCTCACCGCGGCACGGGCGACCAGCTCCTCGGCGAGCGAGAGATCTTCCTCGTCGAACGGCTCGGGGGTGCGCGAGCGCCAGAAGAGGACCACGCCCAGGATCACGCCGCGGGCGCGCAGCGGAACGGCGATCAGCGAGTGGATGCCGTGAGCGACGATCTGCCGGGCCCGTTCGGGGTCGTGGTGCTGCCAGCCGGCGAACTCCGCCAGATCGCTGTCCAGGAACGGCTCACCGGCGGGCAGGCGGGCGCCGAGCGCGGTGTGGGGCGCGAAGCGAATCGGTTCGCCGACCGGGTAGAGCGAGCCGTCGGGCGGTTCGCCGCCGACCGCCGTGCGGCGCATCTCGATGCCGGCGCCGGTGACCGTCGGTTCCTCGCCGCCGAGGACGGACACGGCCAGGTCGACGGTCGCCAGGTCGCTGAAGCGCGCGGCCCCGAACCCGGCGAGTTCCTCGCAGGTGCGCACCACGTCGAGGGTGGTGCCGATCTCGGTACCCGCGTCGTAGAGCAGCTTCAGCCGCCCGCGGGCCACGTCGGCGCGGCCGGTGACGGCCTGCAGCTCGGTGGTGTCGCGCAGGGTGGTGACGCTGCCGGGCGGGCCGCCGTCCTGGTCGGTCGACCGCTGGTTGACGGCTAGCAGGCGCTCCCCGACGGGGTGGACCTCGTCGGTGACGGTCCGGCCGGACTCCAGCAGGCCGGCGGTGGCCGGGTCCAGTCCCAGGTCGGCGACCTGGCGTCCTTCGACGTCCGGCGGGAGGTCGAGCAGCCGGCGCGCCTCGTCGTTGGCGAGGACCAGCCGCCCGTCGCCGCGGACGATGATCACCCCTTCGCGGACCGCGTGCAGCACCGCGTCGTGGTGCTCGTACATGCGGGTCATCTCGGCGGGTCCCAGGCCGTGGGTCTGCCGGCGCAGCCGCCGGGTGACCAGGGCCGTACCTCCGGTGGTGAGCAGCAGGACGCCGGCCGCCGAGCCGAAGAGCAGCGGGAACTGCTCGTTGACGACCCCGCTCACCTTGCTGATGGTGATGCCGGCGGAGACCAGTCCGACGACGTTGCCGCCGTGCCCGAAGACCGGCACCACGGCCTGGACGAGCGGGCCGATGGTGCCGGTGACCTGCTCGGTGACGACGACTCCACGCACCGCGGGCTGGAAGGTGCCGACGAACTTCTTGCCGATGCGGTTGGGGATCGGGTGGGTGTAGCGGATGCCGTCGGTGTTCATGACGACGACGAAGTCGACGCCGGAGCCGCGGCGGGCGGCCTCCGCCCGGGGCTGGAGGGCGGCGGTCGGGTCCGGGCTCTTGAGGGCGGCTTCGAGGCCGGGGGAACTGGCGAAGGTCTGGGCGACGGCGAGCGATCTGTTCCGGGCCTCGCGCTCCGAGTCGGACCCGGACTGCAGCACGAGGGCCGCAATGGCGGCGGCGACGAGCAGGACCACGATCGCCACCTGCAGGA
This window encodes:
- a CDS encoding SpoIIE family protein phosphatase/ATP-binding protein, which codes for MAGRYGRPRSVLRMRTVAGQVFLLQVAIVVLLVAAAIAALVLQSGSDSEREARNRSLAVAQTFASSPGLEAALKSPDPTAALQPRAEAARRGSGVDFVVVMNTDGIRYTHPIPNRIGKKFVGTFQPAVRGVVVTEQVTGTIGPLVQAVVPVFGHGGNVVGLVSAGITISKVSGVVNEQFPLLFGSAAGVLLLTTGGTALVTRRLRRQTHGLGPAEMTRMYEHHDAVLHAVREGVIIVRGDGRLVLANDEARRLLDLPPDVEGRQVADLGLDPATAGLLESGRTVTDEVHPVGERLLAVNQRSTDQDGGPPGSVTTLRDTTELQAVTGRADVARGRLKLLYDAGTEIGTTLDVVRTCEELAGFGAARFSDLATVDLAVSVLGGEEPTVTGAGIEMRRTAVGGEPPDGSLYPVGEPIRFAPHTALGARLPAGEPFLDSDLAEFAGWQHHDPERARQIVAHGIHSLIAVPLRARGVILGVVLFWRSRTPEPFDEEDLSLAEELVARAAVSIDNARRYTREHAMAVTLQRSLLPRALPDQNAVMAAFRYRPAQAGLGGLGGVGGDWFDIIPLPGARVALVVGDVVGHGLHAAATMGRLRTAVHNFANLDVPPDELLWHLDELVTRIDQDEGTEGTGDGPEASVTGATCLYAIYDPASGVCTMARAGHVQPLLLRPDGSAAFVDVPGGPPLGLGGMPFDTCRLELPEGSSLVLYTDGLVEGRHRDIDEGMALLRRTLAGHPDRTPEETCEAVLGALLPDRPADDIALLVARTRVLGAAQIADWDVPADPSAVAQVRAAAVRKLIEWGLADEAFTTELILSELVTNAIRYAAGPIRVRLIRDRSLICEVADRSSTSPHLRQAATTDEGGRGLFLIAQLAERWGTRYTGDGKVIWTEQALSDGESAPDGP